The proteins below are encoded in one region of Oncorhynchus nerka isolate Pitt River linkage group LG15, Oner_Uvic_2.0, whole genome shotgun sequence:
- the LOC115103857 gene encoding SERTA domain-containing protein 2-like isoform X2 has protein sequence MLGNGVKRKLDEDGLEEGKAPLTSAAGAVGSHSRINYTLQRQTVLNISLMKLYGPARTPATEPALQRRVLINNVIRRIHHEFKEEGGAGLRALFFAVPPPAPNITEDEGYHEAPSSTFSGVLSPPLSPLSSLDSGLTPASLLEDDPPLFFALPPSSPHPLGHHPLSPRPSAPPPPPAKDSFSSALEEIEELCPIAVTTSTTSSLPLSPPPSPQPPPSLPAGMDMKEEGRTYSPKDKESLLLDDGQAAKTVLADPPSAPAGLSPSSGGFLTDFALDDILFTDIDTSMYDFNAPCGASSIPPNLGVSKTTPMVTADDLVKTLSSYSGGGVGSPPLAQNQPFKMDLAELDHIMEVLVGS, from the coding sequence ATGTTGGGTAACGGTGTGAAGCGCAAACTGGATGAGGACGGCCTGGAGGAGGGCAAGGCGCCCCTCACGTCAGCGGCCGGGGCCGTGGGCAGCCACTCCAGGATTAACTACACACTGCAGCGCCAGACGGTGCTAAACATCTCCCTGATGAAGCTATATGGGCCGGCGAGGACGCCCGCCACCGAGCCTGCCCTGCAGCGCCGCGTGCTCATCAACAACGTCATCCGCCGCATCCACCACGAGTTCAAAGAGGAAGGCGGCGCGGGGCTGCGCGCACTCTTCTTCGCCGTCCCGCCTCCGGCGCCGAACATCACCGAGGACGAGGGCTACCACGAGGCTCCGTCATCCACGTTCAGCGGCGTCCTCTCCCCGCCCCTCTCGCCACTGTCGTCGCTGGATTCTGGTTTGACCCCGGCCTCGCTCCTGGAGGACGACCCACCACTGTTCTTCGCCTTGCCGCCGTCCTCACCCCACCCCCTGGGTCACCACCCTCTCTCGCCGAGACCGTCAGCGCCTCCCCCACCACCCGCCAAGGACAGTTTCTCCTCAGCTTTGGAGGAGATCGAGGAGCTGTGCCCCATCGCAGTGACAacctctactacctcctcccTACCATTgtctcctccaccatcaccccaGCCCCCACCCTCTCTACCAGCAGGGATGGACATgaaagaggaagggaggacaTACAGCCCAAAGGACAAGGAGTCACTCTTGCTGGACGATGGTCAGGCTGCAAAAACCGTGTTGGCAGACCCGCCCAGCGCCCCAGCAGGCTTGTCGCCCTCCTCCGGTGGCTTCCTCACTGACTTTGCTCTGGATGACATTCTATTCACGGACATCGACACCTCCATGTATGACTTTAACGCCCCCTGCGGCGCCTCTTCAATACCGCCGAACTTGGGGGTGTCCAAAACGACCCCCATGGTCACTGCAGACGACCTGGTCAAGACTCTGTCCAGTTACAGCGGGGGAGGGGTGGGCTCTCCCCCTCTGGCTCAAAACCAGCCCTTCAAAATGGACCTGGCTGAGCTCGACCACATTATGGAAGTCCTGGTGGGGTCTTGA
- the LOC115103857 gene encoding SERTA domain-containing protein 2-like isoform X1 has protein sequence MPTVIIIGPWLQNNFLVACRTLREWEEELDTNITLFTENVTVHVGPSTIATLYMLGNGVKRKLDEDGLEEGKAPLTSAAGAVGSHSRINYTLQRQTVLNISLMKLYGPARTPATEPALQRRVLINNVIRRIHHEFKEEGGAGLRALFFAVPPPAPNITEDEGYHEAPSSTFSGVLSPPLSPLSSLDSGLTPASLLEDDPPLFFALPPSSPHPLGHHPLSPRPSAPPPPPAKDSFSSALEEIEELCPIAVTTSTTSSLPLSPPPSPQPPPSLPAGMDMKEEGRTYSPKDKESLLLDDGQAAKTVLADPPSAPAGLSPSSGGFLTDFALDDILFTDIDTSMYDFNAPCGASSIPPNLGVSKTTPMVTADDLVKTLSSYSGGGVGSPPLAQNQPFKMDLAELDHIMEVLVGS, from the exons ATGCCAACAGTGATCATAATAGGGCCTTGGCTACAAAACAACTTTTTGGTGGCATGTAGGACGCtgagggagtgggaggaggaaCTTGACACCAATATAACTTTGTTCACTGAAAACGTTACTGTTCATGTGGGTCCCAGTACAATTGCTACTTT ATATATGTTGGGTAACGGTGTGAAGCGCAAACTGGATGAGGACGGCCTGGAGGAGGGCAAGGCGCCCCTCACGTCAGCGGCCGGGGCCGTGGGCAGCCACTCCAGGATTAACTACACACTGCAGCGCCAGACGGTGCTAAACATCTCCCTGATGAAGCTATATGGGCCGGCGAGGACGCCCGCCACCGAGCCTGCCCTGCAGCGCCGCGTGCTCATCAACAACGTCATCCGCCGCATCCACCACGAGTTCAAAGAGGAAGGCGGCGCGGGGCTGCGCGCACTCTTCTTCGCCGTCCCGCCTCCGGCGCCGAACATCACCGAGGACGAGGGCTACCACGAGGCTCCGTCATCCACGTTCAGCGGCGTCCTCTCCCCGCCCCTCTCGCCACTGTCGTCGCTGGATTCTGGTTTGACCCCGGCCTCGCTCCTGGAGGACGACCCACCACTGTTCTTCGCCTTGCCGCCGTCCTCACCCCACCCCCTGGGTCACCACCCTCTCTCGCCGAGACCGTCAGCGCCTCCCCCACCACCCGCCAAGGACAGTTTCTCCTCAGCTTTGGAGGAGATCGAGGAGCTGTGCCCCATCGCAGTGACAacctctactacctcctcccTACCATTgtctcctccaccatcaccccaGCCCCCACCCTCTCTACCAGCAGGGATGGACATgaaagaggaagggaggacaTACAGCCCAAAGGACAAGGAGTCACTCTTGCTGGACGATGGTCAGGCTGCAAAAACCGTGTTGGCAGACCCGCCCAGCGCCCCAGCAGGCTTGTCGCCCTCCTCCGGTGGCTTCCTCACTGACTTTGCTCTGGATGACATTCTATTCACGGACATCGACACCTCCATGTATGACTTTAACGCCCCCTGCGGCGCCTCTTCAATACCGCCGAACTTGGGGGTGTCCAAAACGACCCCCATGGTCACTGCAGACGACCTGGTCAAGACTCTGTCCAGTTACAGCGGGGGAGGGGTGGGCTCTCCCCCTCTGGCTCAAAACCAGCCCTTCAAAATGGACCTGGCTGAGCTCGACCACATTATGGAAGTCCTGGTGGGGTCTTGA